The genomic interval cttaaagggaaaaagacgATGGCACTGGCAGATTTGCGGAGCACAGCTCGGTGCGACTGTTGAGTACGGACAGGTCctgggcagctgcagctgccagaAGTCTTGTGTCTCCCAGCAGCGGGTAGGTAAAGGGCTGCTGCCCTAGGGATGGCGTCATGGGTCCCACCCCGGCTtactcccttctctctctcttaacCACGGCAGGAGCTAGGAAAGGGAGGGCGGCTCAGCCGGCGGCTGTGGCGGCGGCGGTGCGTACCGAGGCAGGCTCTGCTGCAAAGGCGTACAGACGGTGATCGCCGGGCCAGCGCAGCCGGGGTCAGACACCCGCCTGGGGAGCAAGCGACGCGTTTCAGGGCAGCACTTCCAAAAGCAAGCGCGGCTTTGGCGACAGGTTGAGCCCGCTGGCGAGGCGGCAGCCCCTGTCGTCgttctgcccccccccccccgccgcttGGTTACAGcttcccccgccgccgcgctcgTTTGCCGGCATCCCCGCCCCACGCTGCGGAGGAGCATCCCTCGCCCGCGGCAGGGAGCCCcccccggggagcggggccgtcACCTGGGCCCGGTTACCTGTAGGAGGTGGTGTGGCCGCCGTCCGCCTGCGAGCGCGGCCGGAGCTGCTCGGGACCGCCGCAGCCGTCCGCCGCcggcctcccgccgccgggcaGGGCGCAggcggcgcggcccggggcGGGCTGAGGGGCGGCCCCGTccctcctgccgccgccgccgctgctggCGCTGACCCAGGGGAAGGCGTCCCTCCTCGGGAGGGGCCACGCTCTGAAGTCCCGCCGGTACTGGGTCTCCGCCGCGAAGGGCTCTCCGGCGGCGACCGCCCGGCCCTTCCTGCGGCCGCCTGGCTTCCCGGCGGCGGGGTCCCgcgggcggggggccggggcgggcgggcgggcgctgccCCGCGGGGGGGGCCCGCCGCGCTGGGGCGCCCCGTCCTCCTGCT from Gymnogyps californianus isolate 813 chromosome 10, ASM1813914v2, whole genome shotgun sequence carries:
- the MAP6D1 gene encoding MAP6 domain-containing protein 1, yielding MAWPCISRVCCLARFWSQLDKSDLSVPLTIHNYSDIEEQEDGAPQRGGPPPRGSARPPAPAPRPRDPAAGKPGEPFAAETQYRRDFRAWPLPRRDAFPWVSASSGGGGRRDGAAPQPAPGRAACALPGGGRPAADGCGGPEQLRPRSQADGGHTTSYRQEYRPWTGAKPSKPIKTKQGFIIPEDHFVQETSYKADFKIPEVKTRFSPNPSAVFQAPSRILNV